Proteins from a single region of Starkeya sp. ORNL1:
- a CDS encoding zinc-binding dehydrogenase, protein MKVVALQQHGGIEQLKFEEWQRPVPTDGQALIEIKACGLNYMDVFVMHGMPDMPTQMPRIPGGDIAGIVREVGKDVDASWVGKRVVLFPRFPTGGVLGENGNGGLCEFIAVDHRQLIAIPDAVGFEEAAALPIAYGTSHRMLFTRGHIKAGEKVLILGASGGVGVSCLQFAKMAGCEVYACTSSEEKGRKLKELGADHIIDYVETPEFSRAVWTASGKKGVDVAINFTGGDTWIQTQRCMAVGGRILTCGSTAGHISSIDVRFLWHRETEIIGSRAYVAEDIVACLDYVASGRLKPVMETRLPLERAAEGIALLEGRRIFGKVIVTP, encoded by the coding sequence ATGAAGGTTGTCGCCCTGCAACAGCATGGCGGCATCGAGCAGCTCAAATTCGAGGAATGGCAGAGGCCCGTCCCCACTGATGGCCAGGCGCTCATCGAGATCAAGGCCTGCGGCCTGAACTACATGGATGTGTTCGTCATGCACGGCATGCCGGACATGCCGACGCAGATGCCGCGCATCCCCGGTGGCGACATCGCCGGCATCGTGCGCGAAGTCGGCAAGGACGTGGATGCGAGCTGGGTCGGCAAACGCGTCGTGCTGTTCCCCCGCTTTCCCACCGGCGGCGTGCTGGGCGAGAACGGCAATGGCGGGCTGTGCGAGTTCATCGCGGTCGACCACCGCCAGCTGATCGCCATCCCCGATGCCGTCGGCTTCGAGGAAGCCGCGGCTTTGCCGATCGCCTACGGCACCTCGCACCGCATGCTGTTCACCCGCGGCCACATCAAGGCCGGCGAGAAGGTGCTGATCCTCGGCGCCAGTGGCGGCGTCGGCGTATCCTGCCTGCAATTCGCCAAGATGGCCGGCTGCGAGGTCTATGCCTGCACCTCCAGTGAGGAGAAGGGGCGCAAGCTCAAGGAGCTCGGCGCCGACCACATCATCGATTATGTCGAGACCCCCGAGTTCTCCCGCGCGGTGTGGACCGCCAGTGGCAAGAAGGGGGTCGATGTCGCCATCAACTTCACCGGCGGCGACACCTGGATCCAGACCCAGCGCTGCATGGCGGTGGGTGGGCGGATCCTCACCTGCGGCTCGACCGCCGGGCATATCAGCAGCATCGATGTGCGCTTCCTGTGGCACCGCGAGACCGAGATCATCGGCAGCCGCGCCTATGTCGCCGAGGACATCGTGGCGTGCCTCGATTATGTCGCCTCCGGCCGGCTCAAGCCGGTGATGGAAACCCGGCTGCCGCTGGAGCGGGCGGCCGAGGGCATCGCGCTGTTGGAAGGCCGCCGTATCTTCGGCAAGGTGATCGTGACGCCATGA
- a CDS encoding FAD binding domain-containing protein, giving the protein MKPPPFTYFRPDTLQEAIAILARTENAKVLAGGQSLMAMLNLRYVFPDALVDINNLFDIAGIEIRPDRVRIGAMTRQRRIEIDDALFEVTPIFREALKLVGHRQTRNRGTIGGSLCHLDPASELPTLALLLDAEIEATGPHGPRRIPVGEFITGFMMPGIAADEIVTAIEFAPWSATHGHAFQEFARRHGDFAVASAAVLVERNATGIIGRAAIAIGGIGSVPQRHAAGEASLIGTDGGAEAINLALESCSELEALGDFHGSAEYRLSVARAMLRKSLSIALARASDRATR; this is encoded by the coding sequence ATGAAGCCGCCGCCTTTCACCTATTTCCGTCCCGACACGCTCCAGGAGGCGATAGCCATCCTGGCGCGGACGGAGAATGCGAAGGTGCTCGCCGGCGGCCAGTCGCTGATGGCCATGCTGAACCTGCGCTACGTGTTTCCCGATGCGCTGGTCGACATCAACAACCTGTTCGACATTGCCGGCATCGAGATCCGCCCCGATAGGGTCCGGATCGGCGCGATGACCCGGCAGCGGCGCATCGAGATCGACGACGCCCTGTTCGAGGTGACGCCGATCTTCCGGGAGGCGCTCAAGCTGGTCGGCCACCGCCAGACGCGAAACCGGGGCACGATCGGCGGCAGCCTCTGCCATCTCGATCCCGCCTCCGAACTGCCGACGCTGGCGCTGCTGCTCGATGCCGAGATCGAGGCCACCGGACCGCACGGCCCCCGCCGCATCCCGGTCGGCGAGTTCATCACCGGCTTCATGATGCCGGGGATCGCGGCCGACGAAATCGTCACCGCGATCGAGTTCGCGCCGTGGAGCGCGACGCACGGCCATGCCTTCCAGGAATTCGCCCGCCGCCACGGCGATTTCGCGGTCGCCTCCGCCGCGGTGCTGGTGGAGCGCAACGCCACCGGCATCATCGGGCGCGCCGCCATCGCCATCGGCGGCATCGGCTCGGTGCCGCAGCGCCATGCCGCCGGCGAGGCGTCGCTGATCGGCACCGATGGCGGTGCGGAGGCGATCAATCTCGCGCTTGAGAGCTGCTCGGAACTCGAGGCGCTCGGCGATTTCCATGGCAGCGCGGAGTACCGCTTGAGCGTCGCTCGAGCAATGCTCCGCAAGAGCTTGAGCATTGCTCTGGCTCGCGCATCGGACCGGGCGACGCGTTGA
- a CDS encoding (2Fe-2S)-binding protein → MYEIELLVNGRPYRGTAESRTTLADFLRHSLGLTGTHLGCEHGVCGACTILVDGVSARGCLMLAVQADGAIVETVEGLARPDGTLHPLQQAFRDTHGLQCGFCTPGMLMTLVELLRETPSPTEGEVREAISGNICRCTGYQSIVNAALRASGSCTIEGEAP, encoded by the coding sequence ATGTACGAGATCGAACTCCTGGTGAATGGCCGCCCCTATCGCGGCACGGCGGAATCCCGGACCACGCTGGCGGACTTCCTGCGCCACTCGCTCGGACTGACCGGCACGCATCTCGGCTGCGAGCATGGCGTGTGCGGTGCCTGCACCATACTGGTCGACGGGGTCAGCGCCCGCGGCTGCCTGATGCTCGCCGTGCAGGCCGACGGGGCGATCGTGGAGACCGTCGAAGGGCTCGCCCGGCCGGACGGCACCCTGCATCCGCTCCAGCAGGCGTTTCGCGACACCCATGGCCTGCAATGCGGCTTCTGTACGCCGGGGATGCTGATGACGCTGGTCGAATTGCTGCGCGAGACCCCCTCTCCCACGGAAGGGGAAGTGCGCGAGGCGATCTCCGGCAATATCTGCCGCTGCACCGGCTATCAGAGCATCGTCAACGCGGCGCTGCGCGCCTCCGGATCGTGCACGATCGAGGGCGAAGCGCCATGA
- a CDS encoding xanthine dehydrogenase family protein molybdopterin-binding subunit, which translates to MTGTSTPTDANVVTHAAVGRSVPRLEDPALLTGRGRFLDDIVLPDILHCAFVRSPLAHARIERIDVGAARALDGVHAVLTLADLLPMLASGRMPLGASPIKGENSSTPFVLSNKEVAYVGEPIVLVVAKSRYLAEDAAALVQLELTPLPVVCDAREAMEPGSPVVRTELKSNLLNSFNVGYGEVEEAFAKAAHVFSDDLWQHRGCGHSMEGRGVLAEIRPDNGLCVWSSTQMPHDVYYMLAAMLGIDQNALRVITPDVGGGFGPKYCLYPEEAAIPAATLLLKRTLKWVEDRRETFISSIQERDQYWSVEVAADAEGHLLGVRGRMVHDQGAYAPKPVNLPYNSATSMSGPYMLPAYSMDVHVVHTNKVPVSSVRGAGYPQAVFAMERTMDLIAVKLGLDRAEVRRRNLIPPEKMPYTKKLKARSGAAMVYDSGDYLASQAETLAAAGWDDFPERQRRALAAGRYIGIGLANAVKGTGRGPFESGVVRVGQNGKVSVFTGAAAMGQGLATALAQICADELAIPPEDVTVIAGDTSTTPFGLGGFASRQLVTAGSSVHLASKAVAGKAIKAASVLLEVSEDQLELGDGRVSVKGGNRSISLAELAQMLRGAPGYAFPAQLEPGLEASVQWKTDALAYANACHVVEVEVEPELGHVVLTRYVALNDSGRMINPMIVEGQIHGGIVHGIGNALYELMGYDAAAQPVTTTFQEYLLVTATELPTLETIYRETPSPKNPIGAKGVGETGTIPAAAAVISAVENALSPFGIRISQTPIPPETLFNLIEAARRSRAGSPA; encoded by the coding sequence ATGACCGGGACCAGCACGCCCACGGACGCCAATGTGGTCACGCACGCTGCGGTCGGCCGCTCGGTGCCGCGGCTGGAAGACCCGGCGCTGCTCACCGGGCGGGGTCGCTTTCTCGACGACATCGTGCTGCCGGACATCCTGCATTGCGCCTTCGTGCGCAGCCCGCTCGCCCATGCCCGCATCGAACGGATCGATGTCGGGGCCGCCCGTGCGCTGGACGGCGTCCATGCCGTGCTGACCCTTGCCGACCTGCTGCCGATGCTGGCCTCGGGGCGTATGCCGCTGGGGGCGAGCCCGATCAAGGGCGAGAACAGCAGCACCCCCTTCGTGCTGTCGAACAAGGAAGTCGCCTATGTCGGCGAGCCGATCGTGCTGGTGGTCGCCAAATCGCGCTATCTCGCCGAGGACGCAGCGGCTCTGGTGCAGCTTGAGCTGACGCCGCTCCCGGTGGTCTGCGATGCCCGCGAGGCGATGGAGCCCGGATCGCCGGTGGTGCGCACCGAGCTGAAGAGCAACTTGCTCAACTCGTTCAATGTCGGCTATGGCGAGGTCGAGGAGGCCTTCGCCAAGGCCGCCCACGTCTTCTCCGACGATCTCTGGCAGCATCGCGGCTGCGGTCATTCGATGGAAGGGCGCGGCGTTCTCGCCGAGATCAGGCCGGACAACGGGCTGTGCGTCTGGTCGTCGACGCAGATGCCGCACGATGTCTACTACATGCTCGCCGCCATGCTGGGCATCGACCAGAACGCGCTGCGCGTCATCACCCCGGATGTGGGCGGCGGGTTCGGCCCGAAATACTGCCTCTATCCGGAAGAGGCCGCGATCCCCGCCGCGACGCTGCTGCTCAAGCGCACGCTGAAATGGGTGGAGGACCGGCGCGAGACCTTCATCTCCTCGATCCAGGAGCGCGACCAGTATTGGTCGGTAGAGGTCGCCGCCGACGCTGAGGGCCACCTGCTCGGGGTGCGCGGGCGCATGGTGCACGACCAGGGCGCCTATGCGCCCAAACCCGTCAACCTGCCCTACAACTCCGCGACCTCGATGAGCGGACCCTACATGCTGCCCGCCTACAGCATGGACGTGCATGTCGTTCACACCAACAAGGTCCCGGTCTCCTCGGTGCGCGGCGCCGGCTATCCGCAGGCGGTGTTCGCCATGGAGCGGACGATGGACCTGATCGCGGTCAAGCTGGGGCTGGACCGGGCAGAGGTCCGCCGGCGGAACCTGATCCCGCCGGAGAAGATGCCCTACACCAAGAAGCTCAAGGCCCGCTCCGGCGCCGCCATGGTCTATGACAGCGGCGACTATCTCGCCTCCCAGGCCGAGACGCTGGCCGCCGCCGGCTGGGATGATTTTCCCGAACGCCAGCGGCGTGCGCTCGCGGCGGGCCGCTATATCGGCATCGGCCTCGCCAATGCGGTGAAGGGCACCGGCCGCGGGCCGTTCGAGAGCGGGGTGGTGCGCGTCGGCCAGAACGGCAAGGTCAGCGTCTTCACCGGCGCCGCGGCGATGGGACAGGGTCTCGCCACCGCGCTGGCGCAGATCTGCGCGGACGAGCTGGCGATACCGCCGGAAGACGTGACGGTGATCGCCGGCGACACCTCCACAACGCCGTTCGGGCTCGGCGGCTTCGCCAGCCGCCAGCTCGTCACCGCGGGCTCATCCGTCCACCTCGCCTCGAAGGCGGTTGCCGGTAAGGCCATCAAGGCGGCGAGCGTGCTGCTGGAGGTGAGCGAGGACCAGCTCGAGCTCGGCGATGGCCGGGTCAGCGTCAAGGGCGGCAATCGCAGCATCAGCCTCGCCGAACTCGCGCAGATGCTGCGCGGCGCGCCCGGCTATGCGTTTCCGGCCCAGCTGGAGCCTGGGCTGGAGGCCAGCGTGCAGTGGAAGACCGATGCGCTCGCCTATGCCAATGCCTGCCATGTGGTCGAGGTCGAGGTCGAGCCGGAACTCGGCCACGTGGTGCTGACCCGCTACGTGGCGCTGAACGATTCCGGCCGCATGATCAATCCCATGATCGTCGAGGGCCAGATCCATGGCGGCATCGTCCATGGCATCGGCAACGCGCTCTACGAGCTCATGGGCTATGACGCCGCCGCCCAGCCGGTGACGACGACCTTCCAGGAATATCTGCTGGTCACCGCCACCGAGCTGCCGACGCTCGAGACCATCTATCGCGAGACCCCCTCGCCGAAGAATCCGATCGGCGCCAAGGGTGTCGGCGAGACCGGCACCATTCCGGCCGCCGCCGCGGTGATCTCCGCAGTGGAGAATGCGCTCTCGCCGTTCGGCATCCGCATTTCCCAGACCCCCATCCCTCCCGAGACATTGTTCAACCTGATCGAAGCCGCGCGCCGGTCGCGCGCCGGATCGCCTGCATGA
- a CDS encoding ABC transporter substrate-binding protein → MPKKLELTLACGDYEIIRPLKEGIVQPDGIELNILTKADSATRHWRFFRGNEYDIAECSASSYIAARDRDMPFRALPVFPHRRFRHGFIFTNTSKNITKPTDLIGKKVGVKFYLVTATLWLRGILEREYGVPHQSIEWFAELDEDISFTPPPGLKLTRLPDDKSVEAMLAEGELDAVLHPDIIDPIVQNDPRVGRLFPNYKAEEEAYFARTGIFPIMHVLGLKQELVETHPWVVPNLYQAFDEAKNIAMKRMRNPRLVPLAWYQEAWDEQEKLLGPDPWEYGLSDANSRNFDTLVGYSHDQGLISRHIPLDELFLPVSQGRKRGKFRT, encoded by the coding sequence ATGCCGAAGAAACTCGAACTCACCCTCGCCTGCGGCGACTACGAGATCATCCGGCCGCTGAAGGAAGGCATCGTCCAGCCGGACGGCATCGAGCTGAACATCCTGACCAAGGCCGATTCCGCCACGCGCCATTGGCGTTTCTTCCGCGGCAACGAGTACGACATCGCCGAATGCTCGGCTTCCTCCTACATCGCCGCGCGCGATCGCGACATGCCGTTCCGCGCGCTGCCGGTGTTCCCGCATCGGCGCTTCCGCCACGGCTTCATCTTCACCAACACCTCTAAGAACATCACCAAGCCGACCGACCTGATCGGCAAGAAGGTCGGCGTGAAGTTCTATCTGGTCACCGCGACGCTCTGGCTGCGCGGCATTCTCGAGCGCGAATACGGTGTCCCGCATCAGTCGATCGAATGGTTCGCCGAGCTCGACGAGGACATCAGCTTCACGCCGCCGCCCGGCCTGAAGCTGACCCGTCTGCCCGACGACAAGTCGGTCGAGGCCATGCTGGCCGAGGGCGAACTCGATGCGGTGCTGCATCCCGACATCATCGACCCGATCGTCCAGAACGATCCGCGCGTCGGGCGCCTGTTCCCGAACTACAAGGCAGAGGAAGAAGCCTATTTCGCCAGGACCGGCATCTTCCCGATCATGCACGTGCTCGGCCTGAAGCAGGAGCTGGTCGAAACCCACCCCTGGGTGGTTCCCAATCTCTACCAGGCGTTCGACGAAGCGAAGAACATCGCGATGAAGCGCATGCGCAATCCGCGCCTGGTGCCGCTCGCCTGGTATCAGGAAGCCTGGGACGAGCAGGAGAAGCTGCTCGGGCCGGACCCGTGGGAATACGGCCTGAGCGATGCGAACAGCCGGAACTTCGACACGCTGGTGGGGTATTCGCATGATCAGGGACTGATCAGCCGCCACATCCCGCTCGATGAATTGTTCCTGCCGGTGTCGCAGGGCCGCAAGCGCGGCAAGTTCCGCACCTGA
- a CDS encoding SRPBCC family protein, translating into MEIKNSFEIPLAPDAAWKVLMDIPRIAPCMPGAELTGQTADGGYDGKVSVRLGPVALSFSGVAHFVERDDQAKRALVKAQGSDLKGRGGASALVTFQLSPSGAGSKADISTDVTLSGLVAQYGRGAGVIQGVATQIVNQFAANLRALIEASSAPVSGDGKPMAAAPVQPAPAAVKPIGGFSLIFSVLWQSLRRLWARA; encoded by the coding sequence ATGGAAATCAAGAACAGCTTCGAGATCCCGCTGGCCCCGGATGCGGCCTGGAAGGTCCTGATGGACATTCCCCGCATCGCCCCCTGCATGCCCGGCGCCGAGCTGACCGGCCAGACGGCGGATGGCGGCTATGACGGCAAGGTCTCGGTCCGGCTCGGTCCGGTGGCGCTGTCGTTCAGCGGGGTCGCGCATTTCGTGGAGCGCGACGACCAGGCCAAGCGCGCGCTGGTGAAGGCCCAGGGTTCGGACCTGAAGGGGCGCGGCGGTGCGAGCGCACTCGTGACCTTCCAGCTCTCGCCGAGCGGGGCCGGCTCAAAGGCCGATATCTCCACCGATGTGACGCTGTCGGGACTGGTGGCGCAATATGGCCGCGGCGCCGGCGTCATCCAGGGGGTGGCGACCCAGATCGTCAATCAGTTCGCCGCCAATCTGCGGGCGCTGATCGAGGCGAGCTCAGCGCCGGTCTCCGGGGATGGCAAGCCCATGGCCGCGGCTCCCGTGCAACCGGCACCGGCCGCGGTCAAGCCGATCGGCGGCTTCTCGCTGATCTTCAGCGTGCTCTGGCAAAGCCTGCGGCGGCTCTGGGCGCGGGCGTAA
- a CDS encoding LysR family transcriptional regulator has product MGARISLRHLRCFVAVAETGSFTLAAHRLFQTQSSLTATIKQLEESAGLKLFDRTTRRVELTKDAVWFKVVAERVLRDFDNAITDLQAVSKSQRGHIRIAVAPSMMTHVLAPTLRAFRRQYPHVTISVYDQGSDKIERSVLDGEKDFGLSSRLNNFPDLDYMPVMTDPFGVIFPPDHPLAERKGKLTWSDLQPYEYIGLTEDTGIGAMLASHPGLGLTERTESYDHASSTTSLYALLQLGGKISVLPSLAARTGPLAEFEFRELHDPSVTREICLITRHLRSHSPSTQRILEILMATIKSADQMYGAKVF; this is encoded by the coding sequence ATGGGCGCACGAATTTCGCTTCGGCATCTGCGGTGCTTCGTGGCCGTGGCCGAAACCGGATCGTTCACATTGGCGGCGCACCGGCTGTTCCAGACGCAGTCCTCGCTCACGGCGACCATCAAGCAGCTGGAGGAATCCGCCGGGCTGAAGCTGTTCGACCGGACCACGCGCCGCGTCGAGCTGACCAAGGACGCGGTCTGGTTCAAGGTCGTGGCCGAGCGGGTGCTGCGCGACTTCGACAATGCGATCACGGATCTGCAGGCGGTCTCGAAAAGCCAGCGCGGCCATATCAGGATCGCCGTCGCGCCGTCGATGATGACCCATGTGCTGGCGCCGACCTTGCGGGCCTTCCGGCGGCAGTATCCGCACGTCACCATATCGGTCTATGACCAGGGCTCGGACAAGATCGAGCGTTCCGTGCTGGATGGCGAAAAGGACTTCGGCCTTTCCAGCCGGCTGAACAATTTCCCCGATCTCGACTACATGCCGGTCATGACCGACCCGTTCGGCGTCATCTTTCCGCCCGACCACCCGCTGGCCGAGCGCAAAGGCAAGCTGACCTGGAGCGACCTCCAGCCCTACGAATATATCGGGCTGACCGAGGATACCGGGATCGGTGCCATGCTGGCCTCCCACCCGGGGCTCGGGCTGACGGAGCGGACCGAATCCTACGATCACGCATCGAGCACGACGTCGCTTTATGCGCTGCTGCAATTGGGCGGCAAGATCTCGGTGCTGCCATCGCTCGCCGCACGCACCGGGCCGCTGGCCGAGTTCGAATTCCGCGAACTGCACGATCCCTCGGTCACGCGGGAGATCTGCCTGATCACCCGGCATCTGCGCTCGCATTCGCCGAGCACGCAGCGGATCCTCGAAATACTGATGGCAACCATCAAGTCCGCCGACCAGATGTACGGCGCCAAGGTTTTCTGA
- a CDS encoding thiamine pyrophosphate-binding protein, translated as MSEAKYGSDLMVDVIRSFGIPYISLNPGASFRGLHDSLVNWEGGGPELICCQHEKVAIGVAHGYAKATGRPMAVALHDLVGLLQATMGIYYAFHDRVPMLVLGGSGPADTARRRPAIDWFHSANVQGNAVRDYVKWDDEPRSLAATPESLIRGWNIAQSGPAGPVYISLDADLQEQALTEPIALLDPAHFSLPAPQGADPAALAKLAAALMAAERPLIVAGFAGRDPNAFTLIPELAEITASGVIDTGARLNMPNRHPLNLTGTDIVKEADLVLFLDCKDGEAAVTSVDSATRVVTSHIPEGARSMSLGFSYSGIRGWSHDYGRLLPLELDVAADTVSALPQLVELCRALRAQSDAASEQRRAARREALAARHDKRWASWQAQADAVADETPLSTARLAREVWEVVRNYDWVLTAGTSRGWARKIWDFDKPYRHPGDSLGTATQIGISLGVALAYKGTGRLVVDLQPDGDLMFDLGTLWVAAYYKIPMLVVMVNNRAYYNDWAHQEHMAHQRARPVENAYIGMEIDGPAPDFASIARAQGWWAEGPIDKPEAVRAALARAAEIVATTGQPALVDIITQHD; from the coding sequence ATGAGCGAGGCGAAATACGGTTCCGACCTGATGGTCGACGTCATCCGCTCCTTCGGCATCCCCTATATCAGCCTGAACCCCGGCGCCTCCTTCCGCGGCCTGCACGACTCGCTGGTCAATTGGGAAGGCGGCGGCCCTGAGCTGATCTGCTGCCAGCATGAGAAGGTCGCCATCGGCGTCGCCCATGGCTACGCCAAGGCGACGGGCCGGCCGATGGCGGTGGCCCTGCACGATCTCGTGGGGCTGCTCCAGGCGACCATGGGCATCTATTACGCCTTCCATGATCGCGTGCCGATGCTGGTGCTCGGCGGTTCCGGTCCTGCCGATACCGCACGCCGGCGCCCGGCGATCGACTGGTTCCACAGCGCCAACGTCCAGGGCAACGCGGTACGCGACTATGTGAAATGGGATGACGAGCCGCGCTCGCTGGCCGCGACCCCGGAATCGCTCATCCGCGGCTGGAACATCGCGCAGTCCGGTCCTGCCGGCCCGGTCTACATCTCGCTCGACGCGGACCTGCAGGAGCAGGCGCTGACCGAGCCGATCGCGCTGCTGGATCCCGCGCATTTCAGCCTGCCGGCGCCGCAGGGTGCCGATCCCGCGGCACTGGCGAAGCTGGCGGCGGCGCTGATGGCGGCCGAGCGTCCATTGATCGTGGCCGGTTTCGCCGGCCGCGATCCCAATGCCTTCACGCTGATCCCCGAACTCGCCGAAATCACTGCCTCGGGGGTGATCGACACCGGCGCGCGCCTCAACATGCCCAACCGGCATCCCTTGAACCTGACGGGCACGGACATCGTCAAGGAAGCCGATCTGGTGCTGTTCCTCGACTGCAAGGACGGCGAGGCGGCCGTCACCTCGGTCGATTCGGCGACGCGGGTGGTGACCTCGCACATCCCCGAGGGCGCCCGCTCGATGTCGCTCGGCTTCAGCTATTCGGGCATCCGTGGCTGGTCGCACGATTATGGCCGGCTGCTGCCGCTGGAGCTCGACGTCGCCGCCGACACCGTCTCGGCGCTGCCGCAACTGGTGGAACTGTGTCGCGCACTCAGGGCGCAGTCCGACGCTGCCAGTGAACAGCGTCGCGCCGCGCGTCGCGAGGCTCTGGCTGCCAGGCACGACAAGCGCTGGGCGTCCTGGCAGGCGCAGGCCGACGCGGTGGCGGATGAGACGCCGCTATCCACGGCGCGGCTCGCCAGGGAGGTCTGGGAGGTCGTGCGCAATTACGATTGGGTGCTCACCGCCGGCACCTCGCGGGGGTGGGCCCGGAAGATCTGGGATTTCGACAAGCCCTATCGCCATCCCGGCGACAGCCTCGGCACCGCCACCCAGATCGGCATCTCGCTCGGCGTGGCGCTCGCCTATAAGGGCACCGGCCGGCTGGTGGTGGATCTGCAGCCCGATGGCGACCTGATGTTCGATCTCGGCACGCTGTGGGTGGCGGCTTACTACAAGATCCCGATGCTCGTCGTCATGGTCAATAACCGGGCCTATTACAATGACTGGGCGCATCAGGAGCACATGGCGCATCAGCGCGCCCGTCCGGTGGAGAACGCCTATATCGGCATGGAGATCGACGGCCCGGCGCCGGATTTCGCCAGCATCGCCCGGGCGCAGGGCTGGTGGGCCGAGGGTCCGATCGACAAGCCCGAAGCGGTGAGGGCGGCCTTGGCGCGCGCCGCCGAGATCGTGGCGACGACAGGCCAGCCGGCATTGGTGGACATCATCACCCAGCACGACTGA
- a CDS encoding NAD(P)-dependent oxidoreductase, translated as MTIKPRIGFIGAGRMGRPMSGHIVAAGFELTAYDPVPEAVAAVETLGGKGAASASAVAAASDIIFVMPGFYDEVEAAICGPQGILAGAAKGAIVVVASTITPAQAKDLAARCAERGVRFVDAPVCQGERGAQEAYLVWLVGGADDVVEEVRPVMEPCGKEIFHLGEVGAGMVGKAMNNMLLWAALVADHEALAIAESHGVPKEKLIPALLRSSGTNWPLEHWKDMHRIPWAHKDMQIVLEMGDQARLTLPIAGLLREQVKPIMRKAGISEDLIR; from the coding sequence ATGACTATCAAACCTCGCATTGGTTTCATCGGTGCGGGCCGGATGGGGCGTCCCATGTCCGGCCATATCGTTGCCGCGGGCTTCGAACTCACCGCATATGACCCGGTCCCCGAGGCGGTCGCGGCCGTCGAGACGCTTGGCGGCAAGGGGGCGGCGTCGGCCAGCGCTGTCGCCGCCGCGTCGGACATCATCTTCGTCATGCCGGGCTTCTATGACGAGGTCGAAGCCGCGATCTGTGGTCCCCAAGGGATCCTTGCCGGTGCCGCGAAGGGCGCCATTGTCGTGGTCGCCAGCACCATCACGCCTGCACAGGCCAAGGATCTGGCGGCCCGCTGCGCGGAGCGCGGCGTCCGTTTCGTCGATGCGCCGGTGTGCCAGGGCGAGCGCGGCGCGCAGGAGGCCTATCTCGTATGGCTGGTCGGCGGTGCCGACGACGTGGTCGAGGAGGTCCGTCCGGTCATGGAGCCGTGCGGCAAGGAGATCTTCCACCTCGGCGAGGTCGGCGCCGGCATGGTCGGCAAGGCCATGAACAACATGCTGCTGTGGGCGGCGCTGGTCGCCGACCATGAGGCGCTCGCCATTGCCGAGAGCCACGGCGTGCCGAAGGAAAAGCTGATCCCGGCGCTGCTGCGCTCCAGCGGCACCAACTGGCCGCTCGAGCACTGGAAGGACATGCACCGGATCCCGTGGGCTCACAAGGACATGCAGATCGTGCTGGAGATGGGCGACCAGGCCCGGCTGACGCTGCCGATCGCCGGCCTGCTGCGCGAGCAGGTGAAGCCGATCATGCGCAAGGCCGGCATCTCCGAGGATCTCATTCGATGA
- a CDS encoding tripartite tricarboxylate transporter TctB family protein — MTSSRVHATSRKAIDYGDWVITLVLLVLMVSAYVLTLGWPSGTAFFPRLLSATSTIFILLKLASLVWNLFAAAPMVVASPAPPVVAQSLAADGAAKADGEITLVADVDEDQGNEDEFHKIFARADGRMWAESIGWIVLFFVGLYLFGLLVTLPIFTVLYLRFVAKSSWLVCFLYVLGTAGVIFLLFDQVLHLPLPPGIFPLFGE; from the coding sequence ATGACCAGCTCACGCGTGCACGCAACCTCTCGCAAGGCCATCGACTATGGCGATTGGGTCATCACCCTGGTCCTGCTGGTGCTCATGGTCAGCGCCTATGTGCTGACCCTGGGCTGGCCAAGCGGCACCGCGTTCTTTCCGCGGCTGCTGAGCGCGACCAGCACCATCTTCATCCTGCTCAAGCTGGCCTCGCTGGTGTGGAACCTGTTTGCTGCGGCCCCGATGGTGGTCGCCAGCCCGGCACCCCCGGTCGTGGCGCAGAGCCTCGCCGCCGATGGTGCTGCCAAGGCGGATGGCGAAATCACCCTCGTCGCCGATGTCGACGAGGACCAGGGCAATGAGGATGAGTTCCACAAGATCTTCGCCCGTGCCGACGGGCGCATGTGGGCCGAATCCATCGGCTGGATCGTGCTGTTCTTTGTCGGGCTGTATCTGTTCGGGCTGCTCGTCACCTTGCCGATCTTCACGGTGCTGTATCTGCGCTTCGTGGCCAAGTCGTCGTGGCTGGTGTGCTTCCTCTATGTGCTGGGCACCGCAGGGGTGATCTTCCTACTGTTCGATCAGGTCCTGCATTTGCCGCTGCCGCCCGGCATCTTCCCGCTGTTCGGCGAGTGA